Proteins encoded together in one Psychrobacter sp. 28M-43 window:
- the trxB gene encoding thioredoxin-disulfide reductase translates to MATDTTAPRHEKLIILGSGPAGYSAAVYAARANLKPVMVTGMEVGGQLTTTTEVDNWPGDAHDLTGPALMERMKAHAERFGTELVYDHINEVNLNERPFQLTGNNGSYTCDALIISTGASAQYLGLESETKFRGLGVSACATCDGFFYKNQKVAVIGGGNTAVEEALYLSNIASEVTLVHRRDSLRSEKILQDKLFEKAKNGNVKIEWNHQVKEVVGDDMGVNGVVIESMIDGSTKQLDTMGMFVAIGHKPNTDLFKGQLDMKDGYLIVNSGLNGNATQTSIEGVFAAGDVADHVYRQAITSAGTGCMAALDAEKYLDALGETVARDHTYDSTLTADKEA, encoded by the coding sequence ATGGCAACTGACACTACTGCTCCACGTCACGAAAAGCTCATTATTTTAGGATCAGGCCCTGCTGGCTACTCTGCCGCAGTCTATGCAGCACGCGCTAACCTTAAGCCAGTTATGGTTACTGGTATGGAAGTCGGTGGACAATTAACCACCACTACCGAAGTCGACAACTGGCCAGGTGATGCGCATGATTTGACAGGTCCTGCACTGATGGAACGGATGAAAGCGCATGCAGAGCGCTTCGGTACTGAATTGGTCTACGATCACATCAACGAAGTAAACCTAAACGAGCGTCCTTTTCAATTGACAGGTAACAACGGTAGCTATACTTGTGATGCACTCATTATCTCAACTGGTGCCTCTGCACAGTACTTGGGGCTAGAATCAGAAACCAAGTTCAGAGGTCTTGGTGTATCAGCCTGTGCCACTTGTGATGGTTTCTTTTATAAGAACCAAAAAGTTGCGGTGATTGGTGGTGGTAATACAGCGGTTGAAGAAGCTTTGTACTTATCTAACATTGCGTCTGAAGTGACCTTAGTGCATCGCCGTGACAGCCTACGCTCTGAAAAAATCCTACAAGACAAGCTATTTGAAAAAGCCAAAAATGGTAATGTCAAAATCGAATGGAACCATCAAGTAAAAGAAGTGGTCGGTGATGACATGGGCGTCAATGGCGTCGTTATCGAATCTATGATTGATGGCAGTACCAAACAACTAGATACAATGGGTATGTTTGTCGCTATTGGTCATAAGCCAAATACTGACTTGTTCAAAGGTCAGTTGGATATGAAAGATGGCTATCTAATCGTTAATAGTGGCTTGAATGGTAATGCTACTCAGACCAGTATTGAAGGTGTGTTTGCCGCAGGTGACGTAGCTGATCATGTTTACCGCCAAGCTATCACTTCTGCTGGCACTGGCTGTATGGCTGCGTTGGATGCTGAAAAGTACTTGGATGCATTGGGCGAAACCGTCGCTCGTGACCACACTTACGATTCAACCCTAACTGCAGATAAAGAAGCCTAA